Proteins from a single region of Desulfobacterales bacterium:
- a CDS encoding tyrosine-type recombinase/integrase — protein sequence MLAKRQKDNKAEYVFLSKKKRKIKEVSSTFDRAVEITGLNKGVSDPREKVVFHTLRHTFASWLVEKGEDLLYTVKKLMGHSALGMTERYSHLGDNTLQNAVKKLDAITLNNS from the coding sequence ATCTTAGCCAAGAGACAAAAAGATAACAAAGCCGAATATGTCTTCTTATCCAAGAAAAAAAGAAAAATCAAAGAAGTTTCATCAACTTTTGATAGAGCAGTTGAAATTACTGGTTTAAATAAAGGTGTATCCGACCCAAGGGAGAAGGTGGTCTTTCATACTTTGAGACATACCTTTGCGAGCTGGCTGGTTGAGAAAGGCGAAGATTTATTATATACTGTGAAAAAATTAATGGGGCATTCAGCATTAGGCATGACAGAAAGATATTCTCATTTAGGCGATAACACGCTACAGAATGCAGTAAAAAAATTAGATGCAATTACTTTAAATAACAGCTAA